CATCTTTTGAATATGAAGATTAATATAGAATATTCTATTCCTTATGCTTCAAAAGCAATATACCAAATACTTACCTGTCCATGTAGATAAAAGTTGATGAATAGTTGCCAGACTTGGTATAAAGCAAACGGTGATGATAGTCATGAAAATCAGCACTGGATAATAATAGAACAACAATTTCAGCCACAGAAGGAATATATCAATAAAGATTGTATTAATACTACTAGGAGAAGAAGAGGAATAGTTTAACTACCCTCCATATAGAGGTACGAAGTTGGAGAAACTCCATGGGAAATGGTAACCACAATGTGCCTCAACCGTCTCCAGCACTCTGAGTACCATCCATAACCACAGAGTGATCAAATGAGGCCCTGTTATGGCAGGACCAAGAATTGTAGCAAAGCCAAGGAATAATATCTCAGCTGGGTGAGCATATTCAGAAGTCAGTCCGAAAGGTGTAGCATATCTGTACACATACAAAAATCCACAAATAAGCATATGCAAAAAATGCAGCAGAAAATTGAGATGAACATTATTAAGAACTATCAGGAAACAATAAGTTTACTTTTAACTCTCACTTAATTGAGATGAACATTATTAAGAACTATCAGGACCCAATAAAGTTTACTTCCAACTCTCACTTACTCGTGATGAACACTGTGCACATGCTTGTACAACCATTTTGTATGTAGAACCCTATGTCCCCAATAGAATACGAAATCCTCCAGGATGAAGTAGAAAATTATCTGCGTTGAAACCACTTTCCTGCAAAAACATATGCAGTATTTCAGTAATTACGCAGTTTAGAGTTTTAACTGTTCAGAAAGATAGAAAGGTAACTTCTTTTATTTTGAGTTGTAGCATCAGATTCCACAATTATCTAAGTTATATGCTCTAGCATATAAAGAACCTGAAAATACCAGGACGGCAATGGAAGACTACTTTGCATCCCCATGAATTTGAAGACAGGATAGGAAGCAATCATAACTGGCAGATTGACACAAAAATGATATAGCAGTAGGCGAGTGATACATTTCTCCTGAGCTGCTGGGCTGTTACTTTTTGCCTGCACAAAACCAGAATTAAGTTATGAAACTTTTTAAGACAGTTAGCCATGACGTAAAGACCATTGAGTAGTGTAAGTTGGAGAAGAAGATGGTTGACCATTATCAAAACTAATGCTTCCTAATCTGCAGGTATATATTCTCTAGAAATCACTAGAGCAAGGAAGGCACACCTGAATCTTGTACTTGCTTAACCATCCTGCCCTCTCAAGATATATAAAAGGAAGTCCAGATAAGAAGAAAACACTCTCATGGAGAAAGAAACTTCCTAGGCATGCCAGTTGAAAGTCGTTGAAGTTTGTGATGAGATACTGCATAATAAGCAAGAAGAATACCACAATGTCAGAGAAAGATAAGATAGCAATAGAGACCATCACAAGCATGAAGTGGGAAAAGTCTCATTCCAGTGTCCAGACCACAGAAGTTTGC
The window above is part of the Fragaria vesca subsp. vesca linkage group LG2, FraVesHawaii_1.0, whole genome shotgun sequence genome. Proteins encoded here:
- the LOC101303960 gene encoding methylsterol monooxygenase 2-2-like; protein product: MASIVESGWRYLITNFNDFQLACLGSFFLHESVFFLSGLPFIYLERAGWLSKYKIQAKSNSPAAQEKCITRLLLYHFCVNLPVMIASYPVFKFMGMQSSLPLPSWKVVSTQIIFYFILEDFVFYWGHRVLHTKWLYKHVHSVHHEYATPFGLTSEYAHPAEILFLGFATILGPAITGPHLITLWLWMVLRVLETVEAHCGYHFPWSFSNFVPLYGGADFHDYHHRLLYTKSGNYSSTFIYMDRIFGTDTGYRKLKALERAGVEDDGEGTCYAKGTSNGKEM